Within the Plasmodium relictum strain SGS1 genome assembly, chromosome: 12 genome, the region tcatttcattatttattttttgtttttgatttttattaattactaatatattattttttttaattatttttttacagaaatatttatttataaaatatatatctacatataataaaaaatcattaaaCATTTTCTCctcattaaaatataaccaataaaactttaaaaaattcatgttttttttttttttatatttaaaaatagataaatttcttattttgtttatgttgtatttatttaaacgaattttatcttttttaattctctTAACTATATCtcctttgttttttttatattttgaatcTTTACTCAAATTcagaatattataattttctcttttttgaATAAACATTTGTATAAATACATTAGAATCattagatgaaaaaaaaatatcatctAACttgttttctttaaaaaaaattctttttacatttttatcatatgCAAAACATGTAggtaaattaatattatatatgtatttaatatttttatttttcaatttttttaaacttaattttttaaagaagcaaaaataattttttcttttcttttcttttttttttctagaaaaaattttgttattataaaaactttttttatcatacttattttgatttttgtttaactttttataaatatttaactCTAATTTTGGtaattctatatttttttctaacgAATTGtctttaatatttcttttttttttttttttttttaatttcaatgaaaaaggaataatttcattttttagtCTTGTAGTTAAAAGTATATTATCTGGCTTTAAATCTAAGTATGctacatttttttctaataaataaGTAAgagtattataaatatttaaaaataatgaacgaataaatttttctgaatataaaaagatttttatatatttgtctACTTTTGTtactttattataaatagaataaacaccatacttttttttataatgcaTAGATTGATATTTCACATAAGgaaaaacaataaataaaattttttttttttcatcaaaaaatatatttttaatcttAATTATGTTGttatgatttaaataatttaagaaaaaaatttcattcaatattttatgaaaataattagtCAAATATACTTCATTGTTAATATAGTAAgggcaatttttttttaaacataattctaaataaaaaattttcatacaacattttttattttctaaaacaTTTTTACAGTAGTATATATTTCCATATTCTCCTGAGTGTATGCATTTGATTATAAGAAATTCATTCACAAAATaggatatattttttttttttattttatatatattattaatagcTTTCTcatctttattaatattattttttatatattttttttttaataaaatactatgtataatattatattttacttcataacataattttaatttactaCTATTAATATTCAGTATATCTAAAAGAAacttttcattataatttttgattaattctttgttaatttttatttgaatattcttaaaaatatgttttttttcttctgatAATAGTTCATTTGCTATAATCccactttttatatatacatttattttttcttctaattgTTTTCTAAActctaatttaaaattatttttttcaaaagaattatttaggAAGTgcatttgttttattttattttcattaaaaacaacattatattttctaatgtaattttaaataaaatatcattaaaaaaaattgttctatataaaagaaaattattccataaagaaaaaaaaaaattaaatcaaaaatattagaaaataaaaaactaaaaactttttataaaacataaaatgGTTATGatgtatcaaaaaaaaaaaaaaaaaatcacgtaaaataaaaaactaaaacaaaaatatttattttttttaggtaTTGTATtatacaatatatatatataaatatatatataaacatatagacatttttaatttatttttataaagtaaTTAGTTTAAAAATCtctgataaaaaaaaaatcaaacaAGATATTTTTagagtaaaatttttttttttataaaaaaagttataaaatataacaaataactGATTTTTCtctaaattataatatatacaaGTTTGTACAAAtccatatataaatattttttcttttttttttattaaaaaaatatttaaataaataagaaaatagaagatataaaataatgaatatacacaaagaaaaaagaaataagaaaaaaaaaaaaccaacAAAAGgatacataaaaaaagtaaagaaagaagaagaaattaatctaaaaataaaaattattaagatatataaaaagttcGGAGAATTAAAAGTACAAATGCGTTAATATCTCATcaaatgtatttatattttatataattgtcataaaaaaataaatgtaatatgaaattcattttatatttcatataaaaaaattcaatttttattcaatatattaggttaaataatatatatatatatacattcgtatataataatattttaaattatttttatttaaaaaaataaataaataaaaaaagaatacatTTGTAtagtattataattttatgcactaaaagaacaaataatttaatagaatcacatattaatatttttttactaaaaataattatatttcaaatttattattttatatgtaaTTGAAAAAGATCtgttaaaaattatataagtatattttttgttttattttatttattttttttttttatttccttattataaatttaaacttaaaaaataattttccatgtaaacaaaaaaatataataagattttaaagaaaaaaaaaaaaaaaaggataaaagaaaaaaaatatatataaagaatagaaaaatagaaaaaggaaaaaacatatatacataaataaaataataaaatgtacAGAAATTTATATGACACAgacaatattatttattcacCTGAAggtattaaattaaaaattgttgctaaacaaataaaaagcaaataaaaaattatatatatacattttttttaggtAGATTATATCAAGTAGAATATGCAAATGAAGCGATAAAACAAGGGACTTGTGCGGTGGCAATAAAATCAAAAGATTATGTggttaaaaattaaattaacttttaattatattttatgaatatgtggaattttcttttttttttttaattaattaaaaattattttaaaagaaaagaatataaatttgTAAAGAGTTAAAAGTTTCTCTATTtgctaaaaaattattccttttttaatatactactttatatatatatatatttttttttttttataggtaGTATGTggattaaaaaaatgtattagtAAATTATCATATCAtcaagaaaaattatttaaaattgatGATTATATTGGAGTTACAATGAGTGGAATAACTTCCGATGCAAAAGTTTTGACAAAATTTATGAGAAATGAATGTTTAActcataaatttttatatgatgaaaatattaatatagaaaaattagtAAAGAAAGTTGCTgataaatatcaaaaaaatacaCAAAAAAGTAGTAGGAGAGCTTTTGGAGTTGGGCTAATAATAGCAGGATATGATAGGGAGCCTTTTATTTTTGAGACAAAACCAAATGGTTCCTATTTTGAATATATTGCTATATCTTTTGGTGCTAGATCTCATGCATCTAAAacatatttagaaaaaaatgccCATTTATTTGAAGAATCGACATTAGATGATTTAATTTTACATTGTTTAAAGGCATTAAAATCTTCTCTTTCTAGTGAAAATGAATTGACTGTTGATAATACCTCACTTGCAATTGTTGGCAAGGATAAACCGTGGGATGAAATTTCACCATTAGAATTAGTTTCATATCTAactaaaattaataatgaaatacaAAGTGAAAAAAATCAGACAGATGATCAGAATGAGGCAAATCAACCGAATGATGAAAACCAAAGGAATGAGCAAGTTGAATAaaccaatttttttttttttcttttgaaataaaataaattataaaaaaaaaaaaaagcaaaaaaatttaaattaaaaaaatggaCAACATTATATATCTATAaatcataaataaaatatatgttttttcccttttttttttttttataaaaatgtctttttataaaaaaaaaaaatactgaaatgaaatataaataaatttaaggaattttttttttttcatactcccttttatttatatgaactaaaaaaaaaacttttatcAATTAAggataatttatatttaagatAAAGtgtcattttattttttaagtaaattagcttaaaaaaaaagaatattctttttatttattgtaaatataaatttttaaaagtattttaatttactaatattttagtttgttatttttacaaaattttttacatttaatatatatatatttatcttttttattttaattcagttaaaattttttatattataaatatgtgTATCCATTTGTAGAATTTTCTagattaattttctttttaaaagtgtttctatttttttgttatttatatatatatatattccatATAAAGCATTTGAAATtttgatataaaaatatcaaatgctttttatttgtattaaatgaaaaatataatataaaaaatttaatttaaattatacatttttaaatattaaaaaaataatcttgGGTGCTTCCTCCCTTAGAATTAACatagataaaatatttttttgtcagaaaccttaattttttttttatttaaaaaaaaaaaaaatataataaaaagaaattaaatgaaagtattttatcatttatgaaataattaaaggaaaaaaaaaaatataagctTTAGAAAGatcaatataaaaagaatttaaatttaatataatatataaagaatcattatattcatattattaatgtaagggacaaaaaaaattaataaataaataaataatttaaaaggaACCCATTTAAAAACActattttacaaaataaatgaataatttttttttactaaaagGATCAGTATGAGGagtattttctatttttttattt harbors:
- a CDS encoding protein kinase, putative, coding for MHFLNNSFEKNNFKLEFRKQLEEKINVYIKSGIIANELLSEEKKHIFKNIQIKINKELIKNYNEKFLLDILNINSSKLKLCYEVKYNIIHSILLKKKYIKNNINKDEKAINNIYKIKKKNISYFVNEFLIIKCIHSGEYGNIYYCKNVLENKKCCMKIFYLELCLKKNCPYYINNEVYLTNYFHKILNEIFFLNYLNHNNIIKIKNIFFDEKKKILFIVFPYVKYQSMHYKKKYGVYSIYNKVTKVDKYIKIFLYSEKFIRSLFLNIYNTLTYLLEKNVAYLDLKPDNILLTTRLKNEIIPFSLKLKKKKKKRNIKDNSLEKNIELPKLELNIYKKLNKNQNKYDKKSFYNNKIFSRKKKEKKRKNYFCFFKKLSLKKLKNKNIKYIYNINLPTCFAYDKNVKRIFFKENKLDDIFFSSNDSNVFIQMFIQKRENYNILNLSKDSKYKKNKGDIVKRIKKDKIRLNKYNINKIRNLSIFKYKKKKNMNFLKFYWLYFNEEKMFNDFLLYVDIYFINKYFCKKIIKKNNILVINKNQKQKINNEMNNQQTENILNNENSQRKISNYYNRREIHKEDKERKYNFSNDEINKINIMRLIDFDTCAFILKNNNSYTVGTNIFNSFECLFNFTNKNIQFSKKLSYNFGSVLYAFLFGRTPYYGDDIFEIYNNMKKNKLVFPKYRKINKILKNLLRKLLNNNPDNRIQFRIIKQHKWFTNIE
- a CDS encoding proteasome subunit alpha type-1, putative is translated as MYRNLYDTDNIIYSPEGRLYQVEYANEAIKQGTCAVAIKSKDYVVVCGLKKCISKLSYHQEKLFKIDDYIGVTMSGITSDAKVLTKFMRNECLTHKFLYDENINIEKLVKKVADKYQKNTQKSSRRAFGVGLIIAGYDREPFIFETKPNGSYFEYIAISFGARSHASKTYLEKNAHLFEESTLDDLILHCLKALKSSLSSENELTVDNTSLAIVGKDKPWDEISPLELVSYLTKINNEIQSEKNQTDDQNEANQPNDENQRNEQVE